A section of the Vespa velutina chromosome 6, iVesVel2.1, whole genome shotgun sequence genome encodes:
- the LOC124949888 gene encoding high affinity copper uptake protein 1-like isoform X1, which yields MEFQISGRSPLIDTEFTLKKFLTSSQYAKMDSMSFHGGVSETILFKGWRTTDWIGMGGSMIGIILLTMIYEGLKSYRDHLFNYTALVSKNIKKTRIQMIFSMVHLVQVILHVCQMIIGYFLMLIFMTFNVWLCIAVIIGTAFGYWLFSWKKLNSDNVDCCS from the exons ATGGAATTTCAAATTTCTGGAAGATCTCCCTTGATAG ATACAGAATTTACCTTAAAGAAATTTCTGACATCGTCCCAATATGCCAAGATGGATTCG atgaGTTTTCACGGTGGTGTTAGCGAAACGATTCTGTTCAAAGGATGGCGAACAACCGATTGGATTGGCATGGGTGGTTCCATGATCGGAATTATTCTGCTTACGATGATTTACGAAGGGCTAAAAAGTTATCG tgatcatctttttaattatacagcATTGGTGAgcaagaatataaaaaagacgaGGAT ACAGATGATCTTTTCCATGGTCCATCTGGTTCAAGTGATATTACATGTTTGCCAAATGATAAtaggatattttttaatgctcATATTTATGACTTTTAATGTCTGGTTGTGCATCGCCGTGATAATTGGAACAGCGTTCGGTTATTGGCTCTTCTcttggaaaaaattaaacagtGACAATGTAGATTGTTGTTCGtga